In Hoeflea ulvae, one genomic interval encodes:
- the rpsD gene encoding 30S ribosomal protein S4 — protein MSKRESSKYKLDRRMGENIWGRPKSPVNRREYGPGQHGQRRKSKLSDFGIQLRAKQKLKGYYGDVSEKQFRKIYDEANRMKGDTPENLIGLLEQRLDAVVYRAKFVATIFAARQFVNHGHVTVNGKRVNIGSYRCKPGDVVAVKEKSKQLAFVIEATQLSERDVPEYIEVDHHKMSATFVRVPSLSDVPYAVVMEPNLVVEFYSR, from the coding sequence ATGAGCAAGCGCGAATCGTCAAAATACAAACTAGATCGCCGTATGGGCGAGAATATCTGGGGTCGTCCGAAGTCCCCGGTGAACCGTCGTGAATACGGCCCCGGCCAGCACGGACAGCGCCGCAAGAGCAAGCTCTCCGATTTCGGCATTCAGCTGCGCGCCAAGCAGAAGCTGAAGGGCTATTACGGCGATGTGTCGGAAAAGCAGTTCCGCAAGATCTACGACGAAGCCAACCGGATGAAGGGCGATACGCCTGAAAACCTGATCGGCCTGCTTGAGCAGCGTCTCGACGCCGTCGTCTACCGCGCCAAGTTCGTTGCAACGATCTTTGCAGCACGTCAGTTCGTCAATCACGGCCACGTCACGGTCAATGGCAAGCGCGTCAACATCGGTTCGTACCGTTGCAAGCCGGGCGATGTCGTTGCGGTCAAGGAAAAGTCCAAGCAGCTCGCCTTCGTCATCGAAGCGACGCAGCTGTCCGAGCGCGACGTTCCGGAATATATCGAAGTTGATCATCACAAGATGAGCGCAACCTTCGTGCGCGTGCCGAGCCTGAGCGATGTTCCTTACGCTGTCGTGATGGAACCGAACCTGGTCGTCGAATTCTATTCACGCTGA